A genomic segment from Synchiropus splendidus isolate RoL2022-P1 chromosome 18, RoL_Sspl_1.0, whole genome shotgun sequence encodes:
- the sp5l gene encoding sp5 transcription factor-like, producing MAALTIHRSDNLLQSFLQDRTPSSSPEGAPNTLSFLATTCSQAWQVGGAVPSESPQFPYEGNSTSGMFQLWSNDVAPSSALTSHQMTFTVPKVQFPGHVQSGLGHHPHHHELPLTPPAEAPSSYSFELSPVKVQTGASYYSQHNSVAQNFPSFLQNSSTRHHLPGGQVEEGQQWWSLPQTNGSPNTHPFSLGRQLVLGHQPQIAALLQGSSKTLLSSTRRCRRCKCPNCQAGGSGGGVLEFGKKRLHVCHIPDCGKVYKKTSHLKAHLRWHAGERPFVCNWLFCGKSFTRSDELQRHLRTHTGEKRFGCQQCGKRFMRSDHLSKHVKTHQSRKSRCGAPGPDSQTLVVNIKSE from the exons ATGGCGGCGCTGACGATCCACAGGAGCGACAACCTCCTCCAGAGCTTCCTGCAG GACCGCACCCCCAGCTCGTCTCCCGAGGGGGCGCCCAACACGCTGTCCTTCCTGGCCACCACCTGCAGCCAGGCCTGGCAGGTCGGAGGCGCGGTGCCCTCAGAAAGTCCCCAGTTCCCCTACGAGGGCAACTCCACGTCCGGGATGTTCCAGCTGTGGAGCAACGATGTGGCGCCGAGCTCGGCTCTGACCTCGCACCAGATGACCTTCACCGTGCCCAAGGTCCAGTTCCCGGGTCACGTGCAGTCGGGTCTGGGTCACCACCCGCACCACCACGAGCTGCCCCTCACACCTCCagctgaagctccctcctcgtACTCTTTCGAACTGTCACCGGTCAAAGTGCAGACCGGCGCCTCCTACTACTCGCAGCACAACAGCGTGGCTCAGAACTTCCCAAGCTTCCTCCAGAACTCTTCCACGCGGCATCACCTGCCCGGCGGTCAGGTGGAGGAGGGCCAGCAGTGGTGGAGCTTACCGCAGACCAACGGGAGCCCCAACACTCACCCCTTCTCTTTGGGCCGGCAGCTGGTTCTGGGTCACCAGCCGCAGATCGCCGCGCTGCTCCAGGGAAGCTCCAAGACGCTGCTCAGCTCCACGcgccgctgccgccgctgcaaGTGCCCCAACTGCCAGgccggcggcagcggcggcggcgtgcTGGAGTTCGGAAAGAAGAGACTGCACGTGTGCCACATCCCCGACTGCGGCAAGGTCTACAAGAAGACGTCGCACCTGAAGGCGCATCTGCGCTGGCACGCCGGCGAGCGGCCCTTCGTCTGCAACTGGCTCTTCTGCGGCAAGAGTTTCACGCGCTCCGATgagctgcagcgccacctgcgCACGCACACCGGCGAGAAGCGCTTCGGCTGCCAGCAGTGCGGCAAGAGGTTCATGAGGAGCGACCACCTCTCCAAGCACGTCAAGACCCACCAGAGCCGCAAGAGCCGGTGCGGGGCGCCGGGCCCGGACTCACAGACGCTGGTCGTCAACATCAAGAGCGAGTAG